A window of Carassius carassius chromosome 44, fCarCar2.1, whole genome shotgun sequence contains these coding sequences:
- the csnk2a4 gene encoding casein kinase II subunit alpha isoform X1 — protein sequence MPGPVASRAKVYTEVNTQRPREYWDYESHVIEWGNQDDFQLVRKLGRGKYSEVFEAINITNNEKVVVKILKPVKKKKIKREIKILENLRGGPNIITLLDIVKDPVSRTPALVFEHVNNTDFKQLYQTLTDFDIRFYMYEILKALDFCHSMGIMHRDVKPHNIMIDHEHRKLRLIDWGLAEFYHPGQEYNIRVASRYFKGPELLIDYQMYDYSLDMWSLGCMLASMIFRKEPFFHGHDNYDQLVRIAKVLGTEDLYDCIDKYNIELEPRFNDIPGRHSRKRWERFIHSENQHLVSPEALDFLDKLLRYDHQSRLTAREAMEHPYFYPVLKDQTRIAGSTTVPTTITAVSSATMITGIAALPASTALGPLTGSPILMAPSSLNTPVPAATGAAQ from the exons ATGCCAGGACCTGTGGCGAGTCGCGCCAAAGTCTACACTGAGGTCAACACACAACGGCCCAGAGAATACTGGGATTATGAATCACATGTTATTGAGTGGGG CAATCAAGATGATTTTCAACTGGTCCGCAAGTTAGGAAGAGGAAAGTACAGTGAAGTGTTTGAAGCAATCAACATTACAAACAATGAGAAAGTAGTGGTTAAAATACTAAAG CctgtgaagaagaagaagataaaGCGTGAAATAAAGATTCTTGAGAACCTTCGCGGAGGTCCGAATATCATCACCCTCCTGGACATCGTCAAAGACCCAGTG TCCAGAACACCTGCCTTGGTTTTTGAACATGTGAACAACACAGACTTTAAG CAACTGTATCAGACCCTGACAGACTTTGACATTCGCTTCTACATGTATGAGATTCTGAAG GCTTTGGATTTCTGTCACAGTATGGGAATTATGCACAGAGATGTCAAGCCACACAACATCATGATTGATCATGAGCACAGAAAG TTGCGTCTCATTGACTGGGGACTGGCTGAATTCTATCACCCAGGACAGGAGTACAACATCCGAGTCGCCTCTCGCTACTTTAAAGGACCAGAACTACTGATAGATTACCAG ATGTATGACTACAGTCTTGATATGTGGAGTCTTGGTTGTATGCTGGCCAGTATGATCTTTAGGAAGGAGCCATTCTTCCACGGACATGATAACTATGACCAG CTGGTGAGAATAGCTAAAGTTCTTGGAACAGAAGATCTTTATGATTGCATTGACAAATACAACATTGAGCTGGAGCCTCGGTTTAATGACATTCCGGGAAG ACATTCCCGTAAGCGATGGGAGCGGTTCATTCACAGTGAAAACCAACACTTGGTCAGTCCTGAAGCTCTTGACTTTCTGGACAAGTTGTTGCGTTACGACCATCAGAGCAGACTGACCGCGAGAGAGGCCATGGAGCACCCCTACTTCT ACCCTGTTTTGAAAGATCAGACTCGCATCGCAGGATCAACTACTGTGCCAACAACTATCACTGCAGTGAGCTCTGCCACTATGATCACAG GAATAGCTGCGCTTCCAGCCTCCACAGCTCTAGGGCCCCTGACGGGCTCCCCCATTCTCATGGCCCCCAGCAGCCTAAACACTCCAGTGCCTGCAGCCACGGGGGCCGCTCAGTGA
- the csnk2a4 gene encoding casein kinase II subunit alpha isoform X2, with translation MPGPVASRAKVYTEVNTQRPREYWDYESHVIEWGNQDDFQLVRKLGRGKYSEVFEAINITNNEKVVVKILKPVKKKKIKREIKILENLRGGPNIITLLDIVKDPVSRTPALVFEHVNNTDFKQLYQTLTDFDIRFYMYEILKALDFCHSMGIMHRDVKPHNIMIDHEHRKLRLIDWGLAEFYHPGQEYNIRVASRYFKGPELLIDYQMYDYSLDMWSLGCMLASMIFRKEPFFHGHDNYDQLVRIAKVLGTEDLYDCIDKYNIELEPRFNDIPGRHSRKRWERFIHSENQHLVSPEALDFLDKLLRYDHQSRLTAREAMEHPYFYPVLKDQTRIAGSTTVPTTITAVSSATMITGEFLFFLTASPGIAALPASTALGPLTGSPILMAPSSLNTPVPAATGAAQ, from the exons ATGCCAGGACCTGTGGCGAGTCGCGCCAAAGTCTACACTGAGGTCAACACACAACGGCCCAGAGAATACTGGGATTATGAATCACATGTTATTGAGTGGGG CAATCAAGATGATTTTCAACTGGTCCGCAAGTTAGGAAGAGGAAAGTACAGTGAAGTGTTTGAAGCAATCAACATTACAAACAATGAGAAAGTAGTGGTTAAAATACTAAAG CctgtgaagaagaagaagataaaGCGTGAAATAAAGATTCTTGAGAACCTTCGCGGAGGTCCGAATATCATCACCCTCCTGGACATCGTCAAAGACCCAGTG TCCAGAACACCTGCCTTGGTTTTTGAACATGTGAACAACACAGACTTTAAG CAACTGTATCAGACCCTGACAGACTTTGACATTCGCTTCTACATGTATGAGATTCTGAAG GCTTTGGATTTCTGTCACAGTATGGGAATTATGCACAGAGATGTCAAGCCACACAACATCATGATTGATCATGAGCACAGAAAG TTGCGTCTCATTGACTGGGGACTGGCTGAATTCTATCACCCAGGACAGGAGTACAACATCCGAGTCGCCTCTCGCTACTTTAAAGGACCAGAACTACTGATAGATTACCAG ATGTATGACTACAGTCTTGATATGTGGAGTCTTGGTTGTATGCTGGCCAGTATGATCTTTAGGAAGGAGCCATTCTTCCACGGACATGATAACTATGACCAG CTGGTGAGAATAGCTAAAGTTCTTGGAACAGAAGATCTTTATGATTGCATTGACAAATACAACATTGAGCTGGAGCCTCGGTTTAATGACATTCCGGGAAG ACATTCCCGTAAGCGATGGGAGCGGTTCATTCACAGTGAAAACCAACACTTGGTCAGTCCTGAAGCTCTTGACTTTCTGGACAAGTTGTTGCGTTACGACCATCAGAGCAGACTGACCGCGAGAGAGGCCATGGAGCACCCCTACTTCT ACCCTGTTTTGAAAGATCAGACTCGCATCGCAGGATCAACTACTGTGCCAACAACTATCACTGCAGTGAGCTCTGCCACTATGATCACAGGTGA ATTCCTCTTTTTCCTGACTGCTTCACCAGGAATAGCTGCGCTTCCAGCCTCCACAGCTCTAGGGCCCCTGACGGGCTCCCCCATTCTCATGGCCCCCAGCAGCCTAAACACTCCAGTGCCTGCAGCCACGGGGGCCGCTCAGTGA